One genomic segment of Tripterygium wilfordii isolate XIE 37 chromosome 9, ASM1340144v1, whole genome shotgun sequence includes these proteins:
- the LOC120006339 gene encoding zinc finger protein ZAT11-like — MKRTRAEATEIDSTTMANWLVLLSQGRGAPIPDHHVMIKDQSPGRVFECRTCNRQFPSFQALGGHRASHKKPKLMGGDNLDGRSSPAKPKVHECSICGLEFAIGQALGGHMRRHRAILNENQHHAPPRFTRVEKEVVKRSEKVLRLDLNLTPLENDLQFFKVGKAAALVDCFLWA; from the coding sequence ATGAAGAGGACTCGAGCAGAAGCTACAGAGATTGATAGCACAACCATGGCAAATTGGTTGGTGTTGCTATCACAAGGAAGAGGGGCACCAATTCCTGATCATCATGTCATGATAAAGGATCAGTCGCCTGGTCGTGTCTTCGAGTGCAGGACATGTAACAGGCAATTCCCTTCATTTCAAGCATTAGGAGGCCACCGCGCCAGCCACAAGAAGCCGAAGTTGATGGGAGGAGATAATTTGGACGGGCGATCATCTCCGGCGAAGCCCAAAGTACACGAGTGCTCCATATGTGGTCTTGAGTTTGCTATAGGGCAAGCCCTAGGTGGTCACATGAGGAGGCACAGGGCAATCTTGAATGAAAACCAACATCATGCTCCGCCGAGATTTACGCGTGTGGAGAAGGAAGTAGTGAAGAGATCGGAGAAAGTTTTGCGGTTGGATTTGAACTTGACTCCTTTGGAGAATGATTTACAGTTTTTTAAGGTTGGCAAGGCTGCTGCCTTGGTTGATTGTTTCTTGTGGGCTTAA
- the LOC120005104 gene encoding WAT1-related protein At2g39510-like: MDSFATMLDLHWPVLVMIGLQFCSAAMSLLVKTSLNHGMSVHVLVVYRMAVASAILAPIAFIVERKLRLKMTFSTFAKIMLLSLFEPVAAQNLYYTGMKYTTATFTTAMSNLLPALTFAIACIVRYEKINMRKLHCQAKVIGTIVAICGAMVLGLVKGKHINPPWSHHHDVDSQKHATDNGSFVEGSIMILVGCVIWASYYILQAFILKSYPAKLSLATLQCTMGMVQGIIVASIAEKGNTSAWSIHKDVRLATCLYGGLYAGGLYYLTAIVTNKKGPVFSSVFYPLSMVIVAIVGSTFLHEQMYLGRILGAIIIVMGMYMVIWGKAKDEHLQSDTDQTAAAAPDLEENTDNPTLESGEHQIKEEIQTETTHTIQTQVELVV; encoded by the exons ATGGATTCATTTGCAACAATGTTGGATCTGCACTGGCCGGTTTTGGTTATGATTGGATTGCAGTTTTGCTCTGCGGCTATGTCACTTTTGGTCAAGACTAGTCTAAATCATGGAATGAGTGTGCATGTGCTCGTGGTTTACAGAATGGCTGTTGCTTCTGCTATATTGGCTCCTATTGCCTTCATTGTTGAGAG GAAATTAAGACTGAAGATGACCTTCTCCACCTTTGCTAAGATCATGTTGCTCAGCTTATTCGA GCCGGTCGCTGCTCAAAATTTGTACTACACAGGGATGAAATACACAACAGCAACTTTTACTACTGCAATGTCCAATCTTCTTCCTGCACTGACATTTGCAATTGCTTGCATTGTGAG GTATGAGAAGATAAACATGAGGAAGCTACATTGCCAAGCCAAAGTTATTGGCACAATTGTGGCAATTTGTGGAGCAATGGTGCTTGGTCTTGTCAAGGGAAAACACATAAATCCTCCATGGAGTCATCATCATGATGTTGATTCTCAAAAACATGCTACTGATAATGGAAGTTTCGTGGAGGGTTCGATCATGATTCTAGTTGGTTGTGTCATCTGGGCTTCTTACTACATTTTGcag GCCTTTATACTAAAATCGTACCCGGCTAAGCTCTCTTTGGCGACTCTGCAATGCACAATGGGGATGGTCCAAGGCATCATTGTTGCATCCATAGCGGAAAAAGGCAACACTTCAGCTTGGTCTATACACAAGGATGTCAGATTAGCCACTTGTCTATATGGG GGATTGTACGCTGGAGGATTATATTATCTCACAGCAATAGTGACAAACAAAAAGGGCCCTGTTTTCTCCAGTGTCTTTTATCCTCTAAGCATGGTTATTGTCGCGATTGTGGGATCAACTTTCTTGCATGAACAAATGTACTTAGGAAG GATTCTGGGAGCGATTATCATTGTGATGGGCATGTATATGGTGATATGGGGCAAGGCAAAGGATGAGCATTTACAATCTGATACTGATCAAACAGCCGCAGCAGCACCAGATCTTGAAGAAAACACAGACAATCCCACATTGGAGTCCGGAGAGCACCAAATCAAGGAAGAAATACAAACAGAGACGACGCACACAATCCAAACACAAGTTGAACTTGTCGTTTAG